A DNA window from Zingiber officinale cultivar Zhangliang chromosome 3A, Zo_v1.1, whole genome shotgun sequence contains the following coding sequences:
- the LOC122052610 gene encoding pollen receptor-like kinase 3: MATAMALLLLLFLPHRLSFSASTPIPPASDADNLLLLKNSFTNAAALSSWSASNPSPPCDPHSPWPGVICLHGIITGLHLSDMGLSGTLSVNALFTFPALRSLSFVNNSLSGTLPADLSRLHTLKAILLSRNKFSGPITADSFSGMTRLKKLWLNDNQFNGPIPDSLAEATALLELHLENNHFSGEIPPALALPSLSSFNVSNNNLHGSIPQAFAKFNSSSFSGNEGLCGQLVVGKPCAEPAIAAGGGGRVIIVCALAVLLVCMALYALKAGDKKEEVVTLGKVRKAKEKPTLPNSVEDGGATAAAGAGEEGLVMLSSRNGELQLSDLMKAEAELLRSGGMGTVYKASMASGIAVVVKRTRDLNRLGKEAFAAEMARLGRLSHPNVVTPLAYHYRKDEKLLVLEFVPKRSLSYVLHGDRGTDHAALDWGRRFGIARGIARGLAYLHTELPFIDAPHGNIKSGNVVLTLDFEPRLTDFGFLPMVNASQAGTVMQCLRTPEVLAGRPVSPRSDVYCFGVLLLELMTGKFPVQCLSNVDGGTDVVEWATRAAKEGREADVLDPAMVAGAKSSVPEMARLVRVAVECVDPEPERRLGLKEAVERIEELAEAAAEALRSDAAAASETHGHEPNTREAPDNDRHGV, translated from the coding sequence ATGGCCACCGCTAtggctctcctcctcctcctcttcctcccccACCGGCTCAGCTTCTCGGCCTCTACCCCCATCCCGCCGGCCTCCGACGCCGACAACCTCCTCCTGCTAAAAAACTCCTTCACCAACGCCGCGGCCCTCTCGTCCTGGTCCGCCTCCAATCCTTCCCCTCCCTGTGACCCCCACTCCCCCTGGCCCGGCGTCATTTGCCTCCATGGCATCATCACCGGTCTCCACCTCTCTGACATGGGCCTCTCCGGCACCCTCAGCGTCAACGCTCTGTTCACCTTCCCCGCCCTCCGCTCTCTCAGCTTCGTCAACAACTCCCTCTCCGGGACTCTCCCAGCTGACCTCAGCCGCCTCCACACCCTCAAGGCCATCCTTCTGTCCCGCAACAAGTTCTCCGGCCCCATCACCGCTGACTCCTTCAGCGGCATGACCCGGCTCAAGAAGCTCTGGCTCAACGACAACCAGTTCAACGGCCCCATCCCCGACTCGCTGGCCGAAGCGACCGCGCTGCTGGAGCTCCACCTGGAGAACAATCATTTCTCCGGCGAGATACCCCCCGCCCTCGCCTTGCCCTCCTTGTCCTCCTTCAACGTGTCCAACAACAATCTCCATGGGTCCATCCCGCAGGCGTTTGCCAAGTTCAACTCAAGCTCGTTCTCCGGCAACGAAGGTTTGTGCGGCCAACTCGTCGTCGGAAAGCCCTGTGCTGAACCCGCGATCGCCGCAGGAGGCGGCGGAAGAGTCATCATCGTCTGCGCCCTCGCTGTCCTCCTCGTTTGCATGGCCTTGTACGCGTTGAAGGCCGGAGacaagaaagaagaagtggtgacgttaggaaaggttcggaaaGCGAAAGAAAAACCTACCTTGCCGAACTCGGTAGAAGATGGCGGTGCAACCGCCGCCGCCGGAGCCGGAGAAGAGGGATTGGTTATGTTGAGCTCGAGAAACGGAGAACTCCAGCTTTCCGACCTGATGAAGGCGGAGGCGGAGTTACTGAGGAGCGGCGGTATGGGGACGGTGTACAAAGCGTCGATGGCGAGCGGCATTGCCGTGGTGGTGAAGCGTACACGAGACTTGAACCGGTTGGGGAAGGAGGCGTTCGCCGCCGAGATGGCCCGGCTAGGTCGCCTCTCCCACCCCAATGTGGTGACGCCGTTGGCCTACCATTACCGGAAGGACGAGAAGCTGCTCGTGTTGGAGtttgtccccaagaggagcttgtCGTACGTCCTCCACGGCGACAGGGGAACCGACCACGCGGCGCTCGATTGGGGGCGGCGCTTCGGCATCGCCCGGGGCATCGCCCGCGGCCTCGCCTACCTCCACACAGAGCTTCCGTTCATAGACGCCCCGCACGGGAATATAAAATCCGGCAACGTGGTCCTAACACTGGATTTCGAGCCTCGGTTAACGGACTTCGGGTTTCTGCCGATGGTCAACGCGTCGCAGGCGGGGACGGTGATGCAGTGTCTGCGAACGCCGGAGGTTCTTGCGGGTCGGCCAGTGTCGCCGAGGTCAGACGTGTACTGCTTCGGCGTGCTTCTGCTTGAGCTGATGACCGGGAAATTCCCAGTGCAATGCCTGAGCAACGTGGACGGCGGGACGGACGTGGTGGAGTGGGCGACGCGGGCGGCGAAGGAAGGGCGGGAGGCGGATGTCCTGGACCCGGCGATGGTGGCCGGCGCCAAGTCATCAGTGCCGGAGATGGCGCGGCTGGTGCGGGTGGCGGTGGAGTGCGTGGATCCGGAGCCGGAGCGGCGGCTGGGGCTGAAGGAGGCTGTGGAGAGGATCGAGGAGTTGGCGGAGGCGGCGGCCGAGGCGCTGCGGTCAGATGCGGCGGCGGCGTCGGAGACGCACGGCCATGAGCCCAACACGAGGGAAGCTCCCGACAACGATCGGCACGGCGTTTAG